ATCCACCATCGATGAAATCGATGACAAAAGTAATGTACCAAAATTTCCTCAGGGGAGCGAAACTTGAAGGAGTTGAATGGGCGGAGGATTACGATGCCTGATCGTCGGGTAATGGTTACCGGTATAGGTGTGGTTTCACCATATGGTGTGGGTATCACAAGTTTCTGGGATGGCATTTCATCGGGTCAACGTTGCGTGACTCTACTGGATTCCCCGGAAGTATCCAGCCTTCCGACTCGTTTCGCGGCTCAAATACCGATGGGGGATAGTGAACTTGGTCAATACGTCAAGAACCAAAAATCTTTGAAGACTCTGTCACGGCCCGGTAGAATGGCTGTTATCGCTGCTCAGGAAGCGATCGAACATTCCGGTCTGGATTTTTCTAGCCTTGATCCCTACAGAGTGGGTACTTCGATGGGAGCCGGGGGAGTTGGATTGTGGGATGCCGGGCATTCCCGAAAGTTACTCGATACTCTATTATTATCAATGAAGACTGATAATAGCAGAGAAATTGATTACAGTAAGGTTTGGATTAACATACTTGAGAATATTCATCCTCTGACCCCTCTGTGTGGTCTTTCAAATGTTCCTACGGCGCAGATCGCGATTATGGCAAATGCCAGGGGGAATTGTCACACAACTACCACTGCCTGTACATCATCCGCCCAGTCAATAGGACAGGCGATGCGACAGATTCGATCTGGAGTGGCCGATGTTGTGATTGCGGGTGGAGCGGATTCAATGGTCAATCCATATGGTCTGGTCGCGTTTAGTATGCTGGGGGTGCTTTCAAAAAATAACGAAGAATGGCAAACAGCGGCCCGTCCTTTTGACCGGCGACGGGATGGATTTATGATCGGAGAGGGAGCTGCGGTTCTTATCTTGGAAGAGTTCGAACATTGTCGTCGTCGAGGGGGAAGAATACTTGCCGAACTCTGTGGTTACAGCAGTACGAACGACGCGTATCGCCTTACCGACGAACCAGATGAGGCCTGGGGATCAATTACGGCAATGAATAATTGCCTTGAGGATGCCCGGATAAGACCGGAAGAGATAGATTATATCAACACTCATGGGACCGGAACAAAAATGAACGACAGAACCGAGACGTTCGCAATCAAACAAGTATTCGGAGATCACGCCCACAAACTTGCTATAAGTTCGGTAAAATCGATGGTGGGACATCTGGTCGCGGCGGCGGGCGCGATTGAGTTCGCCGCTTCAGTGTTATCGATTGAAAACAGCGTGATTCCTCCCACGATTAATTTCGAAGAACCGGATGAGAAGTGTGATCTGGATTGTGTACCAAATAGAGCACGCGAGATGAATTTGAATTGCGTTATGAGCAACTCGTTTGGTTTTGGAGGACAGAACGCCTGCCTGGCGTTAAGAAAATATGACGATCTGTCTTGAGTGAATCATGGTTTATGGAATTGGAATTG
This is a stretch of genomic DNA from Candidatus Zixiibacteriota bacterium. It encodes these proteins:
- a CDS encoding beta-ketoacyl-[acyl-carrier-protein] synthase family protein, giving the protein MPDRRVMVTGIGVVSPYGVGITSFWDGISSGQRCVTLLDSPEVSSLPTRFAAQIPMGDSELGQYVKNQKSLKTLSRPGRMAVIAAQEAIEHSGLDFSSLDPYRVGTSMGAGGVGLWDAGHSRKLLDTLLLSMKTDNSREIDYSKVWINILENIHPLTPLCGLSNVPTAQIAIMANARGNCHTTTTACTSSAQSIGQAMRQIRSGVADVVIAGGADSMVNPYGLVAFSMLGVLSKNNEEWQTAARPFDRRRDGFMIGEGAAVLILEEFEHCRRRGGRILAELCGYSSTNDAYRLTDEPDEAWGSITAMNNCLEDARIRPEEIDYINTHGTGTKMNDRTETFAIKQVFGDHAHKLAISSVKSMVGHLVAAAGAIEFAASVLSIENSVIPPTINFEEPDEKCDLDCVPNRAREMNLNCVMSNSFGFGGQNACLALRKYDDLS